The sequence AACCCGGAATTTACCTCGATTGAACTCTACCAAGCCTACGCTGATTACACGAATATGATGCAGTTAACGGAGGATTTAATCACGACCGTTACCCAGGAATTATTGGGCAGTTTACGCATCACGTATCAGGGTCAGGAAATTAATTTATCCCCCCCTTGGCAGCGGGTGACAATGGGGGATTTGGTGCGGGAAAAAACGGGTTGGGATTTTGGGGAATTTAGAGAATTAGCTGACCTATCCTCAGCCCAAAAAGCGGCGCAGGCGTGTGGTCTGCAAAATGCTCAGGAATATGACAGTGTGGGGCGGTTACTCAATGCGTTATTTGAGGAATTTTGTGAAGCATCCCTGGTACAACCCACCTTTGTTTTAGATTTTCCTGTGGAAATTTCACCTCTGGCTAAAAAACATCGTACCCAGCCGGGTTTGGTGGAGCGGTTTGAACTGTACATAGCGGGGCGAGAATTGGCGAATAGTTTTTCAGAATTGACTGACCCAATCGATCAGCGGGAACGGTTGGAGCAACAAGCCGCCCGTAAAGCCGCTGGGGATGCGGAAGCGCAGGGGGTGGATGAGGATTTTCTCACGGCTCTGGAGTATGGTCTGCCCCCCACTGGCGGGATGGGTCTGGGGATTGACCGCTGGGTGATGCTGGTGACGGATGCGGCGAGTATTCGGGAGGTGATTCCCTTCCCTTTACTCAAGCCGGAACATTCTTAAAAATATCTGTTTTATCCCTATTGCCAATGCGTTTTTCACCCTTGGGTAATGGTTATAAATTAGAGTCGCAGGGTATGAGTATAGGTTGGGTTGTTGTTAATTTTAGGGATTATAAACTTATTCACAAATTCATCTCTAAATTTATCCTAAATAGTCAGCCTGGGGTTGCATGAGCAATATCTTTTCTGTTTGGGAAAAATGCCCTCGAATGTTTGGGTATTGGGGGCTATGGGGGCTGGTATGGGGGATCAGTTTTGGGTTGCGGTTTTGGGGTTTAGGACGGTTTGAGGAACTGGTGTTTGATGAGGTGTATTTTGCTAAATTTGCCTGGAATTATCTGCAAAATATACCTTTTTTCGATGGGCATCCCCCTCTGGGAAAATATATCATTGCATTGGGTATTAAACTCACAGGTTTTTATCCCTGGGGCTATCGCTGGCTGAATGCCTTGGTGGGGTCTTTTATCCCTGTTTTAGCCGGGTTAGTCACCTATGAATTAAACCGCAGGAAATGGCTGGCTTTGATTGCTGGTTACTTGGTGGCAACGGATGGCTTATTGCTGGTGGAATCCCGCTATGCTTTAATTAATGTCCATTTAATCGCTCTCGGTCTATTGGGGCAATGGCTGGTCTTGCGGCGCAGTGGGTGGGGTGGGGTATGTTTGGGCGCAAGTGTCGCGGTAAAATGGAATGGGTTAGCCTATTGGTTGGGTGGGGTTTTGGCGGCATGGAAATTGCGTTGGCGGGGATGGACAATACTTATTAGTTTAACCCTTGTACCTTTATTGGTTTATATACTCGTTTGGTTGCCCCATTTAGCCCAAAATCCGGGGATGGATTTATTCACACTCCATCGGCAAATTTTGGGGGTGCATACCCGCTTAGGTGCCGGGTCAGATGTGCATCCCTATTGCTCAACCTGGTGGTCATGGCCGTTGATGTTGCGTCCCATGAGTTATTACTACCAAAATCAGGACGGTTGGATTACTTCGGTTCAGGCGATGGGGAATCCTTTTTTGTGGTGGTTGGTTTTGGTCGCTGTGTTGGCAAGTTTACCGCAATTCATTCGTAGAAATTGCCCCTGGGTCTTGCAATTTGCCCTGGGTAATTATTTGATGA comes from Synechococcus sp. C9 and encodes:
- a CDS encoding phospholipid carrier-dependent glycosyltransferase is translated as MFGYWGLWGLVWGISFGLRFWGLGRFEELVFDEVYFAKFAWNYLQNIPFFDGHPPLGKYIIALGIKLTGFYPWGYRWLNALVGSFIPVLAGLVTYELNRRKWLALIAGYLVATDGLLLVESRYALINVHLIALGLLGQWLVLRRSGWGGVCLGASVAVKWNGLAYWLGGVLAAWKLRWRGWTILISLTLVPLLVYILVWLPHLAQNPGMDLFTLHRQILGVHTRLGAGSDVHPYCSTWWSWPLMLRPMSYYYQNQDGWITSVQAMGNPFLWWLVLVAVLASLPQFIRRNCPWVLQFALGNYLMNLLPWALVKRCIFIYHYLPALVFGCIALAWWVETLWQTGERKLAIVALMVPGVGLGFWLPIYLGLPLRLPFWQWRFWFPSWI